AAAGGGGAAATTAAATCTTCCAAAAGGACAAAGCGAATACGAATATTTAAACGATTTAAAAAAGCTTGCTGCTAAGAACAAGTTATTTAAGTCTTTCATCGGGATGGGATACTACGGTACCATTACCCCTCCGGTAATTCAACGTAATGTTCTTGAAAATCCAGGATGGTATACTGCTTACACCCCTTACCAGGCAGAAATTTCTCAAGGTAGATTAGAAGCGCTTTTAAATTTCCAAACCATGGTAATGGATTTTACCGGAATGGAAATGGCTAATGCTTCATTATTGGATGAAGCCACTGCAGCGGCCGAGGCAATGTCTATGCTTTTTGCTGCACGCGATCGCAAAAAAGCAAAGGCCGGTCAGAACAAGTTTTTTGTGGATGAAAATGTATTCCCTCATACCATAGATGTTCTTAAATCTAGAGCTACACCTCTTGAAATTGAGCTCGTTTTTGGAAGCTGGAAAGATTTCGATAAAAGTGAATCGTACTACGGAGCGCTAATTCAATATCCTAACCAATACGGTGAAATAGAAGATTACCGCCAGTGGACTGAAGAATGCCACAACAACGGAATTAAGGTGGTTGTTGCCAGTGACCTAATGGCTCTTGCATTGCTTACACCTCCCGGTGAATGGGGAGCTGACGTGGTTGTTGGTTCTGCGCAAAGATTTGGAGTTCCTATGGGATATGGTGGACCTCACGCAGCATTTTTCGCTACCAAAGATGAATTTAAAAGACAACTTCCTGGAAGAATTATAGGGGTAAGTCAGGACAAAGCTGGAAACCGTGCTTTGCGTATGGCGCTTCAAACCCGCGAGCAACATATTAAAAGAGATAGAGCCACCTCTAACATTTGTACTGCACAAGCACTATTAGCAACCATGGCATCTATGTACGCGGTTTACCATGGTGCTGAAGGACTAGAGAAAATTGCTCAATTTATTAATGCCAAGGCTTCTAAAGTTCACGGAGAGCTTAAGCGTTTAGGTTACGATGTAAGCGAAGCTCCATTCTTCGACACTTTCTACGTAAGAATGGATGCTGCAGAGCAATTGGCGTTAAGAGATTTCTGTATTGCAGAGGAAATTAACCTTCGTCACGAAGAAGACAGAGTATGTATCTCCATAGATGAGGCTACAACTCCGAACGACATCAATCGTTTGGTAAGAGGTTTTGCAAATCTTGCCACGCAAGATCACGTGGAGCTTGGAAATGAAGATTTTGTATTCGAAAACAACTTCCCTGCTTTTGCTAAAAGAAGTTCTAAATACTTACAACATCCTGTTTTCAGTAAATATCACTCAGAAACTGAGATGATGCGTTATTTAAAGCGTCTTGAAAACAAGGATATTTCGCTTACGCACTCCATGATTCCTTTGGGATCTTGTACCATGAAATTAAATGCAGCCAGCGAACTTTTACCAATCACTTGGCCAGAATTTGCTTCGGTACACCCCTTTACACCGGCTGAACAGGTAATGGGATATGCAGAACTTTTAGATACTTTAAGTACTTGGCTTGCCGAGGTTACCGGTTTCCATTCGGTTTCTTTACAGCCAAATTCAGGTGCGCAAGGTGAGTACGCTGGTCTTATGGTAATTAGAGCTTACCACGAACACAATGGTGATAAGCACAGAAATATTGTGTTGATTCCAGCCTCTGCGCATGGAACCAATCCTGCATCTGCGGTAATGGCTGGAATGAAGGTAGTAGTAGTTAAATGTGACGAAAACGGAAACATCGATACTACCGACCTAAGAGCCAAGGCAGAGCAGCATTCTGAAAATCTTTCAGCGCTTATGGTAACCTACCCTAGTACGCACGGAGTGTTTGAGGAGGATATCTTAGAAATAACTGAAATCATCCACCAGCATGGTGGTCAGGTTTATATGGATGGTGCTAATATGAATGCTCAGGTTGGAATTACCAATCCTGGAATTATCGGGGCCGATGTTTGTCACCTTAACCTTCACAAAACTTTTGCTATCCCACATGGTGGTGGAGGTCCTGGAATGGGGCCAATTGGAGTTGCAGAACACCTAACGCCATTTTTACCGGGCCATAGTGTAGCGCTTACCAACGAGGAAACCAATATTAATGCAGTTTCTGCAGCGCAATACGGATCGGCATTAATCCTTATTATTTCATACGGATACCTAAAGATGTTAGGTAGGGATGGTTTAGAAGAAGCAACCAAACACGCCATCCTAAACGCCAATTATATTAAGGCTAGGTTACAGGAAAAGTACCCTGTATTATACCAAGGTAAGAATGGTACGGTAGCTCATGAAATGATTGTAGATCTTAGAGGATTTAAAGAAAGAGGTGGAATTGAAGCTGAAGATTTAGCAAAGCGCTTAATAGACTTTGGTTTCCATGCACCAACCCTTTCTTTCCCCGTTGCAGGTACGGTAATGATTGAACCGACAGAGAGCGAAAGCAAAGAAGAGCTAGATCGTTTCTGTGATGCCATGCTTTGCATCCACCAAGAAATGGAGGAAGTAATTTTGGGAATTCAAGATAGAGATGACAACGTTCTAAAAAATGCACCGCATACCTTGAATCATGTTTGTAGCTCGGATTGGAACCATGGTTACGATAGAGAAAAGGCTGCTTTTGCCCTACCATACTTGAAAGAAACTAAGTATTGGAGTCCAACAGCAAGAGTAGATAATGCCTTTGGAGACAGAAATTTAATTTGCAGCTGTCCACCATTGGAAGAATATATGTAAGATTATTTTGATATCAATCAGGATTTTAAATCAAATAATTGAGAAGCCTCAGATTTTTCTGGGGCTTTTTTTGCATTAAATAACAGTTAACTTCTTTTAAAGGTTGGGTTAAGGGGGTAAACAACAAGTTAGTCATCCAATAGTGGCTTATAATTTATAGGCTCTCAATTTATCTTAACCTTAACAGATATATATTTTTGCCCCTCAACCAAAGTGAAAATTATATAACATGAAAAAAATCTACGCATTAGGAGTTGCAGCCCTTATCTCGGGTGGAGCTTTTGCTCAAAGTGCAATCACTAAAGATTTACCACACCTTCCTGGTAAGGTTGGAGCACCTGTTCAAACTGAACAAGGAGCACTTCTTGAAGGTCGTGAGGCTAGAGCAATGAAAATGATGGACGTTAGAAAAACTCCAGGAGATGTAGTTGCTTCTTTTAACTTCGATGACAACCTAGAAGGATGGTACCCAGATACCCTTAACATTCCAGATTCTGTACCTACTTTCTACAGATTCGAGCACCAAACGGATTCTACTTTAGATGGTCCTTTCTCTGCTCAAGCAGTAAACTCTCAATCTCCAAAAGGTTTTGCAGGTTTTGAGGTTGACAGACAAACACAAGAAAATGGAATTCCTTACATCACCGAAAGATGTTGGGCTGGTTTAACTTCTCCAGTAATGGACCTTTCTTCTGCAGCTGCTGAGAAAGATGAGTTAATCATGTACTTCCACAACGTATACCGTCACTGTTGTTCATTCATCTTAGAATTACGTTTAGATATTTCTGTAGATGGTGGTCAAACTTTCCCTGGTGACAAGAGAATCAACATTTTCCCATTCGATGGTGTAACCAACGTAGGTGGAAACCGTAACGTAAGATCTGGTGGTGATAACTTCACTATTGTTCCTATCGGTACTGAAGTATTCGCTAACGAGGCTGACCTTTCCAACGTAGTATTCCGTTTCACATGGGACGGTTCTGTTGTTGATGCGAACGGTCAAACGTCTAACGTATACTACTGGGGTCTTGATGATATTTCTATCGAAGTTGCTTCTACTACTGACCTATTAATTACTGACGCTGATTACGGTGATCCAGTAGGAGATTGGGATTACAGAAAAATGCCTGAGCAATTCATCGACGGATACCCAATGCGTGTTGAAGTAACCAACAACGGTTCTGATGCTGCTTCATTCAGAGCTTATGTTGAGTTAACTAACGACGCTTTAGGAAAAACTGTAACAGATTCAACTGACCTTATCACTATCGGAGGGTTCTCTGATACTGCTATCGTTTATCCTACTTTCACTAGCTACGATATCAATGAAGATTGGTTAGGTGAGTGGAGCATTACTCACTACATTAAGGCTGACGCTTCTACTCCAGACAAAATTGTAAACAGCTTAGATACTTTCCAAGTTGTGCCTATCGAAGTAACTACTTCACTATGGTCTCACGCAAGAGATTGGACTGGTGGTGTTACCGTAACAAGAGAACACAGAGATGGTGCAAGACCAGGTATGGGTATTGCTCAAGCTATTGAGCTTCCACCAAACGTTTCTACTGCTAGATTAATGAAAATGCGTGCTGCATTACACGATACTATCGCTGGAGACGAAGATTCAAGAATTACTGTTCCTAATCAAATGGACTTCGTTCTTGAAGAATACCCAGATTTCAATATCAATGGAACTGCTTCTGAGACTTTCCTTACAATTTACTTCAACGAAAGTACTAACGAAGTGAATGGACAAATCGAAATCAACGATCAGCAAGCTAGAGATACTCGTCTTACAAAAGAAGGTATGGCTACTCCAGTAGAAATTATTGGTGATGCATACAACGTATTAACTGACGAGCCTTTCACTGACATTAACCGTGAAGATGATTACCACATTGTTCTTCGTCCTAATGAGCCAATTAATGTTTGTGCTGCTGGAGATAACGGAGATAATGGTACTCGTATCTACGGTAACTACGGTTCTGCAGGTGAGCAGTGGTGGATTGGTGATGCTGCTGTACTACTTGACCTTTTTGTTGAGCCACTTGATAAGCACAAGAACATTGCTGACAACGAGAAAGCACTTAGCTTCCAGTTAGCTCAAAACTCTCCTAACCCATTCAATGGTGTTACTGAGATTGCTTACAACCTAGAAACTGCTGGAAACGTAAGCTTCAGAGTAATGGACATCACTGGTAAAATTGTAGAAAACAGAGCTTCTGAGCGTATGAACGCTGGTAAGCACGTTGTTTCTGTAGATGCTAGCAACTACAACAGCGGAATTTACTTCTACACTCTTACTGTAGATGGTGAGTCTATCACTAAGAAAATGATCGTGAACAAGTAATATTGTTCTAACTATATTATAAAAGCCCCCACGCGATGCGTGGGGGCTTTTTTGTTTATAGACCTTAGGTTGTTTCACAATTCGGTTGCCCGGCTGGATTGCATTTCCTCATTGATACATTTCCAAACTAAAAAATTAATAAGCCCTCTTGGCTGGATTGCAAATCCAGCAGCGCCTCGCTACGGGGTTTAACAGAGAATACTAATTATTACCTAACGCGAAATCTCCTTCCAAATCTACCCAATTCAATCCCCAACGGACGCCCTGTTGGATTTGTAATCCGACAAGCGGAGCACACATAAATTAGAAACTATACTAGGTTATAGACTTAAGCCCTCTTGGCTGGATTGCAAATCCAGCGGCGCCTCGCTACGGAGTTAACAGAGAATACTAATTATTACCTAACGCGAAAATCTCCTTCCAAATCTACCCAAGCCCATCCTCAACGGACGCCCGGTGGGAATTGCAATCCGACAAGCGGAGCACACATAAATTAGAAACTTTACTGGGTTATAGACTTAAGCCCTTCCGGCTGGATTACAAATCCAGCGGCGCCTCGCTGCGGAGTATAGCGGAGAACTCTAATTACTACCTAATTCGAAAACCTCATACCAAATCTACCCAATCCAAGCGCCAACGGACGCCCTGTTGGATTTGCAATCCGACAAGCAGAGCACATATATAATTGAACCAACTTAGTCATTAGACTTAAGCCCTCTCGGCAGGATTACAAATCCAGCGGCGCCTCGCTGCGGAGTACAACGAAGAATTCTAATTACTACCAAATTCGAAAACCTCATACCAAATCTACCCAATTCAATCCCCAACGGACGCCCTGTTGGATTTGTAATCCGACAAGCAGAGCAAATCCAATTATGTAACCCCCATGCTCCTATTACTATTTTTCTAACTTAGTTCCATTGATTAAATAACATCCATGAAACCCTACATTTCATTACTCGTAAGCTTGTGTTTTGTCTTAATTGGACAGGCCCAAAACAAAAGCACCAACAAAACAGGCATTTCAAAAGCCAAAATTCAAAAATCGACTTTAACCCCAAGCCAAATGTTAAATCTGGGGAGAGAGGCTAGCGCGCTTAGCTCTGAAAGCGCTAGAAAGTCGGCTACCGTATTCTACGAATACAATTTTGACGACGACCTAAACGGATGGACCAACGACACTGCTTACCGCCCGTCAACTGCTCTAAAATTTTATAGTTGGGAACACGACATCGACTCCTCTTTATGGAGCGAACATGGATCCATGGAAATGAGATCTCAAACTCCTAAGGGCTTTGCTGCTTTTGAGGTGGAGCGACAAACCAAAGAAAACGGAACGGGAGATCCCACCACCCATGAAGCCTGGGCAGCCTTTAAGTCCCCAATAATGGATCTTACAAATGTTCCAAAGGAAGAAATTCAAAATTTATACATACGTATCAATAATGTATACCGTCACTGTTGCTCCATTTATCTTGAGATGAAACTAGAAATTTCTTTAGACGGAGGTAATACCTACCTACCCAATAGCATGGACGTTATTCGCAAAGATGGAATGGGAGGCGCAAGTTTTAGTAGGAATATGAGCACCAGCGCCGATAATCTGACCTTTCTTCCTGTGGGGGCAGAGCTTATTCCAAATAACTCAGCCGAATTTAATCAAGTGGTTTTCAGATTTGTTTGGGCAAGTACTCCAGATCTTAACGGACAACAAAGCGATTATTATTACTGGGGGATAGACGACTTTACCCTTTACCTACGCCCAGAAGTGGATTTAGTAATCGAAGAAGCTCATTATGGTAATCCGAACTTGGGTTGGGATTTTAAAAAGCTACCACAAGATTTCATAAAGGATTATGTGATGGCCGTTAAAGTGAAAAATTACGGTTCTCAAGAAGCCTTTTTTAGGTCTTACGTGCTTTTACACAACAAAGCATTAAATAAAACCATTATAGACTCCTCTGAGGAGCGCTCTTTAACTTCCTTTGGTTCCACTTATTTTACCCTACCCACCTTTACTTCATATACCAATACCGAAGACTATAAAGGGGAATGGACCATAACTCATTTTATTAAAGCAAGTAAATCGACTCCTGATGGATTTGTAAATGCTCTGGACACCATGAAGGCACCTTCTATCTGGGTTACCCATGATATCTGGGCGCACGCTGGCCCGTGGAATGGTGATGTTTTGTTATCCCCAGCTGACAGCAATGGTGTTAAAGCCAAACCATTACCTATTGGTCAAATAATACAACTACCCCAAAACGTGAGCTCAACAGTTATAACAGGAATTGGAGTCGCTTTACATGATAGCACCGGAGATCCCAACAGTAAAATTACGGTACCCAATAAATTAAGTTTTTCAATATCCGATGACTACGATTTCAATGCTGCCCCTGACGCAATGTATTATAATGAGGAAACAGGAGAAACCTCTGGGTATATTGAATTATCAGCAGAAAATCGATCGAATCGACTAAACCAGGTGGGAGATAAGGATGTAAAATACATTACCGGCGGTATTTACAACTTAAATAACGATTCCTACGAACTAAAAATTAGTTCGTTTAATAGATATGCCATTTTTGTAAACCCTGATGAGAAAATCAATTATTGCGTGGAAGGAGCTAATTATGATAGGGCCTCTGTTATGTACGGCGACTTTGGCACAAATGGGGAAAGTTGGTATCAAACTGACCAAAACCTAATGTTCGAACTAACCATAAAAACCAGCACTACCGATATCGCCAATAATGAGGAAAAGGAGTTTAGTTTAGAACAAAACATACCTAACCCATTCAAGGGAATTACCGAAATAGCATATACCCTAAACACGAGTAAAACAGTAAGTTTTACAATTATGGACATCACAGGTAAAATTGTGGATAAGAGAAATTTTAAACCACAAAACGGTGGTAAAAACATAATCTCGGTAGATGCAAGTAATTACAACAGCGGTATATACTTCTACACTCTTACTGTAGACGGTGAGTCTATCACGAAGAAAATGATTGTGAATAAGTAATATTGTTCTAACTATATTTTAAAAGCCCCCACGCGCTGTGTGGGGGCTTTTTTGTTTATAGACCTTAGTTGTTTCACAATTCGGTTGCTCGGCTGGATTGCATTTCCTCATTGATACATTTCCAAACTAAAAAATTAATAAGCCCTCTTGGCTGGATTGCAAATCCAGCGGTGCCTCGCTACGGGGTTTAACAGAGAATACTAATTATTACCTAACCCGAAAATCTCCTTCCAAATCTACCCAAGCCCATCCTCAACGGACGCCTTGTTGGATTTGCAATCCGACAAGCAGAGCACACATAAAATATAAACTTTACTGGGTTATAGACTTAAGCCCTCTCGGCTGGATTGCAAATCCAGCGGCGCCTCACTGCGGAGTATAGCGGAGAACTCTAATTACTACCTAATTCGAAAACCTCATACCAAATCTACCCAATCCAAGCTCCAACGGACGCCCTGTTGGATTTGCAATCCGACAAGCGGAGTAGGAAAACAAAAACAGGTATACCCTATTGAAGTTTTTCCTTCAATTCAGCCATGAAAGATGAAGCATAGACAAAATCATTAACCTCTTTATTCTGAGTAGTAAGGATATCTCTTTTATCTCCACCCCACCACATACTACCGTTATAAAGGAAGTGGATATGATCTCCAATTTCAATTACTGAATTCATATCATGTGAAATTACTATGGTGGTGATATCGTACTCGTAAGTGATTTCCTGAATTAATTTATCGATTACAATAGATGTTTTGGGATCTAGTCCAGAGTTAGGTTCATCGCAAAACAGATAAGCCGGTTTCATGGCGATCGCCCTGGCAATTCCAACCCTTTTCTGCATTCCCCCACTTATTTCACTTGGAAAAAGATGAATACGCTCCTCAGCTATTTTAACCCGTTTGAGACAAAACATTGCCCGGTCCATTATTTCCTCCGTACTGGCATCGGAAAACATCCGTAGTGGGAACAAAACATTCTCTAAAACCGACATAGAGTCGAACAAAGCGGAACCCTGGAAAAGCATCCCCATTTGTTTTCTTATCTCTCGTCTTTCGTCCTCACTTATTTTAAAGAAGTCTTTGCCATTGTATAAAACCTCACCCTCGGTTGGTTTTAGCAAGCCAACGGTGCATTTTGTCAGAACAGACTTACCCGATCCACTCTGACCGATAATCATATTCACCTTACCCTTTTTAAAGCTAAGGTTGATGTCTCTCAGTACCTCTGCATCGCCAAAAGACTTATATAACCCTTTAATTTCAATCATATAAGTAGCATTTGGGTTAACACATAATTGAGGATAAGGATAAGAATACTGCTGTATACTACTGCTTTGGTGGACGAAACACCTACTTCTAACGCTCCTCCCCTAGTGAAGTACCCGTGGTAACTTGATACGGAAGTAATTACAAAAGCAAATGCCACGGTTTTAATCAAAGCATACACCACCGTAAATGGCTTAAAATCTAACTGAACCCCTGTAAAGTAATCCTGGGAAGAAACTATCCCTGTGCCTATACTTACTATCCACCCTCCTCCAATACCGAGAAACATGCTCATAATTATGAGGAAAGGATTGATCAAAATGGCTGCAGTAATTTTTGGAAGAATTAAAAAGCTAGCGGAGTTAACCCCCATAATCTCCAGCGCATCAATTTGCTCTGTAACCCTCATGGTTCCTATCTCACTGGCTACATTTGACCCCACCTTACCTGCGAGAATTAGGGAAATAATGGTAGGTGCAAACTCCAAGATAACCGATTGCCTTGTAGCAAAACCAACTGTATAGAGAGGAATTAAAGGGCTGTCAATATTAGTTGCCGTTTGCAGGGTAATAACGGCCCCCATAAAAAAGGAAAGCAAGGCCACTATACCTGTAGACTTTACCCCAAGCGCATCCACTTCCTGAAGGACACGCTCAAAAAATATTCTAGCCTTTTGTGGTCGCCTAAATACGCTTTTAATAAGCATAAAATAGCTTCCAAAATGTGTTAGTAATGCTATCATGATTGCTCTTGAGCAAATGTATAGTTTTGAAGGCTAATTCTTAATTTTACCCTATGAAACTGACCTTAAAAAATGTTGTATCGATTTGTGTGTTTGTCGTGATTACCTTCTCTTTAATTTCTTGTGGATCGGGTAAACGCAAAAAGAAAAAGTGCAACACCTGCCCTAAATGGGAAATTTCTGAATAAAGTATGGATTGGAAGGACAGATTTCCCGAAGAAGTTGGAGCTAAAATTTCGGAAATAGAAAAACGCTTCCCCCGCGTTGAAACACGTTGGGTTGGAAACCGAAGATCTAAATTAGGAGACTACCGACCATCCAATGAATTTGAACCTAGGGCCAACATAACACTCAATAAAAACCTTGACTTATTTGTGGCCCTGCTTGTGTGGATACATGAATTTGCACATCACATTACGTGGTTGGAACATGGACGATCTGTTGCACCGCATGGAAAAGAATGGAAAATGAATTTCAAATCACTTTTCGAACAACATTTTCAATCTTTTTTTCCAGAAGAATGGGAGGATCCATTAAAGCGCTATTTTAAAAATCCAAAGGCCACAACTTTTTCGAGCCCCTCATTGAGGCAATTTTATACCAATCCAGCAGAAAACCCCAATTTACCGACCCTAAAAGAGCTAAATGACGGAACGGAGTTTACCTTTAGGTTAAGAAGCTTTAAACGCATTAAAAAATTGCGCACCTACATTTTGTGTTGTGAGTTAAACACTGGGAGAAAATTCAGAATAAATGGAGCATGTAGAGTGGAAATAATCCCCGCCAATAGGGCTTAATTTCATAAACTTGCACCAAATTTTTTGAAATCACATCATGAGGCAAAATCATTATGCCGTAATTATGGCGGGTGGTATTGGAAGCCGTTTTTGGCCCATGAGTACCGACGCCTTCCCCAAGCAGTTTCACGACGTTTTGGGAACTGGAAAGACTCTTATTCAGCAAACTTTTTCCCGACTTAATAAAACCATCCCTGCAGAAAACATACTTGTAGTTACAAATAGTGCCTACAAAAGTCTTGTTGCAGAGCAGCTTCCTGAAATGAAGGAGGCCCATATTTTATGCGAACCTAGCCGAAGAAATACGGCTCCATGTATTGCGTATGCCGCAATGCATATTAAAAGTCAGTGCAAAGACGCTACCATGATTGTTGCGCCTAGTGACCATTTAATCATGGATGAAAACGAATTTTCGAGAATAATCGAGAAGGGAATGCAACACGCCGAACAAAGTCACGACTTAGTTACCTTGGGTATAAAGCCATCAAGACCCGACACGGGATATGGTTATATCCAATTTAAAGATGGAGACAAGGAAGGAGAAATAAAACCAGTAAAAACCTTTACTGAAAAGCCTAATTTGGAGCTAGCAAAGAGCTTTATTAAAAGCGGCGATTTCTACTGGAATTCTGGAATCTTTATATGGACCGTTAATGACATCCTACAGCGATTTGAGCAACATCTTCCAGAGATGTTTCAACTTTTTGCCGACGAAGAAAGTAAGTTCGCTGGACCAGAGGAGGAAAAGGCAATAGAATCCATCTACCAAAACTGTACAAATATTTCCATTGACTACGGTATTATGGAAAATGACAAAAATGTTTCGGTAGTATTATCCGATTTCGGTTGGAGCGATTTAGGTACATGGGGTAGTTTATACGGCCATGTGCAACAAGATGAGGATAAAAACGCCATAGTTGGAAAGAAAGTCCAGATGTACGATAGCGAAGGTTGCATGGTGAGTGTACCCCAAGATAAGCTAGTTGTTCTCCAAGGGCTTAAGGACTACATTGTAGTGGAAAGTAATGGAGTGCTTTTAGTTTGTAAGAAAAAAGAGGAACAACGAATAAAGCAGTTTCTCGCCGATGTAAAATCTAAAAAGTTGGTATAAAAAAAGGAGGCTAAAAAGCCTCCTTTTTAATTTAAATAGGTTGGGTACTATTATCTCCCAATCATTTTAGAAGGATCTACCCATTGATCAAATTCCTCTTCGTTAAGGTATCCCAGATTAACGGCCTCTTCTTTAAGCGTAGTTCCGTTTTCGTGAGCAGTTTTTGCAATTTTTGCTGCCTTTTCATACCCTATTTTGGTATTAAGAGCAGTAACCAGCATAAGTGAATTATTTAGGTTTTCCTTAATTCTTCTCTCATTTGGCTCTAATCCTACTATACAGTTCTCGTTAAATGAATCGCATCCATCGGCTAAAAGCGTAGCAGACCAAAGAAGGTTATACGCCATCATAGGCTTAAATACGTTTAGCTGGAAATGTCCATTCATTCCACCCGTTGTAACTGCAACATCGTTACCGATAACTTGAGCACAAAGCATGGTTACCGCCTCACTTTGAGTTGGATTTACTTTACCCGGCATAATTGAAGATCCAGGTTCATTGGCAGGAATAATGTACTCACCAATTCCACATCTTGGCCCTGAAGCTAACAAACGCACATCGTTAGCAACTTTCATAAGAGAAACAGCTAATTGCTTCAGTGCTCCATGGGTTTCAACGATGGCATCGTGCGCAGAAAGTGCTTCGAATTTATTTTTTGCCGAAACGAAAGGAAGTCCTGTAAAATCGGCAATTTTCTTTGCGACTAATTCTGAATATCCTTTTGGAGTATTAATTCCTGTTCCTACTGCAGTTCCACCTAACGCTAATTCAGCTAAATGTGGTAAGGTATTTTTAATAGCAATTAGAGCGTGATCTAATTGAGATACCCAACCTGAAATTTCTTGCCCTACGGTTAATGGTGTGGCATCCATCAGGTGCGTTCTACCAATTTTAACAACGTTATCGAAGGTTTTTGCCTTTTGATCGAGCACATTTCTCAAGCGTTCAACCGCTGGAATTAGAACCTCAACCACCTTTTTGTAACAGGCAATGTGCATTCCCGTCGGGAAGGTATCGTTAGACGATTGCGACTTATTTACATCGTCGTTAGGGTGAATAGCCTTTTTCTCGTCAGTAAGGGCTCCACCGTTAATAACATGACCTCTATTGGCTACCACCTCATTAACGTTCATGTTACTTTGTGTACCCGATCCAGTTTGCCAAACTACTAGTGGAAACTGATCATCTAGCTTACCTTCCAGAATTTCATCGCAAACGGCAGAAATAAGGTCTTTCTTTTTTTCATCAAGCACTCCTAACTCGCAGTTAGCATGAGCTGCTGCCTTCTTTAAATAGGCAAAGCCATAAACCACCTCCATGGGCATACTAGCCGCAGGACCGATTTTAAAATTGTTTCTAGATCTTTCGGTTTGGGCACCCCAATATTTGTCTGCGGGCACCTTTACTGGACCAATGGTGTCGAACTCTGTTCTAAATTCCATGAATTACTAAGCTTTTGGAATGGATAAATTGTTACT
The genomic region above belongs to Luteibaculum oceani and contains:
- a CDS encoding T9SS type A sorting domain-containing protein; translated protein: MKPYISLLVSLCFVLIGQAQNKSTNKTGISKAKIQKSTLTPSQMLNLGREASALSSESARKSATVFYEYNFDDDLNGWTNDTAYRPSTALKFYSWEHDIDSSLWSEHGSMEMRSQTPKGFAAFEVERQTKENGTGDPTTHEAWAAFKSPIMDLTNVPKEEIQNLYIRINNVYRHCCSIYLEMKLEISLDGGNTYLPNSMDVIRKDGMGGASFSRNMSTSADNLTFLPVGAELIPNNSAEFNQVVFRFVWASTPDLNGQQSDYYYWGIDDFTLYLRPEVDLVIEEAHYGNPNLGWDFKKLPQDFIKDYVMAVKVKNYGSQEAFFRSYVLLHNKALNKTIIDSSEERSLTSFGSTYFTLPTFTSYTNTEDYKGEWTITHFIKASKSTPDGFVNALDTMKAPSIWVTHDIWAHAGPWNGDVLLSPADSNGVKAKPLPIGQIIQLPQNVSSTVITGIGVALHDSTGDPNSKITVPNKLSFSISDDYDFNAAPDAMYYNEETGETSGYIELSAENRSNRLNQVGDKDVKYITGGIYNLNNDSYELKISSFNRYAIFVNPDEKINYCVEGANYDRASVMYGDFGTNGESWYQTDQNLMFELTIKTSTTDIANNEEKEFSLEQNIPNPFKGITEIAYTLNTSKTVSFTIMDITGKIVDKRNFKPQNGGKNIISVDASNYNSGIYFYTLTVDGESITKKMIVNK
- a CDS encoding T9SS type A sorting domain-containing protein produces the protein MKKIYALGVAALISGGAFAQSAITKDLPHLPGKVGAPVQTEQGALLEGREARAMKMMDVRKTPGDVVASFNFDDNLEGWYPDTLNIPDSVPTFYRFEHQTDSTLDGPFSAQAVNSQSPKGFAGFEVDRQTQENGIPYITERCWAGLTSPVMDLSSAAAEKDELIMYFHNVYRHCCSFILELRLDISVDGGQTFPGDKRINIFPFDGVTNVGGNRNVRSGGDNFTIVPIGTEVFANEADLSNVVFRFTWDGSVVDANGQTSNVYYWGLDDISIEVASTTDLLITDADYGDPVGDWDYRKMPEQFIDGYPMRVEVTNNGSDAASFRAYVELTNDALGKTVTDSTDLITIGGFSDTAIVYPTFTSYDINEDWLGEWSITHYIKADASTPDKIVNSLDTFQVVPIEVTTSLWSHARDWTGGVTVTREHRDGARPGMGIAQAIELPPNVSTARLMKMRAALHDTIAGDEDSRITVPNQMDFVLEEYPDFNINGTASETFLTIYFNESTNEVNGQIEINDQQARDTRLTKEGMATPVEIIGDAYNVLTDEPFTDINREDDYHIVLRPNEPINVCAAGDNGDNGTRIYGNYGSAGEQWWIGDAAVLLDLFVEPLDKHKNIADNEKALSFQLAQNSPNPFNGVTEIAYNLETAGNVSFRVMDITGKIVENRASERMNAGKHVVSVDASNYNSGIYFYTLTVDGESITKKMIVNK
- the gcvP gene encoding aminomethyl-transferring glycine dehydrogenase, translated to MVRETFTSRHIGPNENDQKEMLKAIGCASIDELIEKTVPASIRLKGKLNLPKGQSEYEYLNDLKKLAAKNKLFKSFIGMGYYGTITPPVIQRNVLENPGWYTAYTPYQAEISQGRLEALLNFQTMVMDFTGMEMANASLLDEATAAAEAMSMLFAARDRKKAKAGQNKFFVDENVFPHTIDVLKSRATPLEIELVFGSWKDFDKSESYYGALIQYPNQYGEIEDYRQWTEECHNNGIKVVVASDLMALALLTPPGEWGADVVVGSAQRFGVPMGYGGPHAAFFATKDEFKRQLPGRIIGVSQDKAGNRALRMALQTREQHIKRDRATSNICTAQALLATMASMYAVYHGAEGLEKIAQFINAKASKVHGELKRLGYDVSEAPFFDTFYVRMDAAEQLALRDFCIAEEINLRHEEDRVCISIDEATTPNDINRLVRGFANLATQDHVELGNEDFVFENNFPAFAKRSSKYLQHPVFSKYHSETEMMRYLKRLENKDISLTHSMIPLGSCTMKLNAASELLPITWPEFASVHPFTPAEQVMGYAELLDTLSTWLAEVTGFHSVSLQPNSGAQGEYAGLMVIRAYHEHNGDKHRNIVLIPASAHGTNPASAVMAGMKVVVVKCDENGNIDTTDLRAKAEQHSENLSALMVTYPSTHGVFEEDILEITEIIHQHGGQVYMDGANMNAQVGITNPGIIGADVCHLNLHKTFAIPHGGGGPGMGPIGVAEHLTPFLPGHSVALTNEETNINAVSAAQYGSALILIISYGYLKMLGRDGLEEATKHAILNANYIKARLQEKYPVLYQGKNGTVAHEMIVDLRGFKERGGIEAEDLAKRLIDFGFHAPTLSFPVAGTVMIEPTESESKEELDRFCDAMLCIHQEMEEVILGIQDRDDNVLKNAPHTLNHVCSSDWNHGYDREKAAFALPYLKETKYWSPTARVDNAFGDRNLICSCPPLEEYM